The Desulfoscipio gibsoniae DSM 7213 genome contains a region encoding:
- a CDS encoding VRR-NUC domain-containing protein has translation MSEKHIEQKLVKAVKAAGGIAPKFISPGLAGMPDRLVLLPEGKIAFVEIKGYGIKPRPLQVKRHEKLRRLGFKVYVLDEQRQIGVILNEIQTT, from the coding sequence ATGAGTGAAAAACATATTGAACAAAAGCTAGTCAAAGCAGTTAAAGCGGCGGGAGGTATAGCGCCAAAGTTTATCAGTCCAGGTCTTGCCGGTATGCCTGACCGCTTGGTGTTATTACCAGAAGGCAAAATAGCCTTCGTTGAGATCAAGGGCTATGGCATAAAACCACGGCCCCTGCAGGTAAAAAGACACGAAAAGCTGAGGCGGCTAGGATTTAAGGTATACGTATTGGACGAGCAGCGGCAGATTGGGGTGATTTTAAATGAAATACAGACCACATGA